The proteins below are encoded in one region of Lactuca sativa cultivar Salinas chromosome 3, Lsat_Salinas_v11, whole genome shotgun sequence:
- the LOC111921842 gene encoding universal stress protein PHOS32 isoform X1, with protein MAKARTIGIGMDYSATSKSALKWAIDNLIESEDIIVIILVLSPKSDPANKKLFADTGSPLIPLIELKEPGVCKKYGITPDSELFDMLDSVSRDKMAKVVAKVYWGDPREKLCEAVNLLKLDSLVLGSRGLGAIKRVLLGSVSSYVVQNASCAVTVVK; from the exons ATGGCCAAGGCTCGTACGATAGGCATCGGGATGGATTACTCAGCAACAAGCAAATCAGCGTTGAAATGGGCGATTGATAATCTTATTGAATCCGAAgacatcatcgtcatcatccttGTCTTGTCGCCGAAATCAGATCCCGCTAATAAGAAACTCTTTGCTGACACCGGATCAC CTTTGATACCATTGATAGAGTTGAAAGAGCCTGGTGTGTGCAAGAAATATGGAATCACTCCTGATTCCGAGCTCTTTGACATGCTTGACTCAGTTTCCAGGGATAAAATG GCTAAGGTAGTTGCGAAGGTATACTGGGGAGATCCAAGGGAGAAGCTTTGTGAAGCTGTAAATCTTCTGAAACTCGATTCTCTTGTTCTTGGAAGCAGAGGTCTCGGTGCCATTAAAAG GGTGTTGCTTGGGAGTGTAAGTAGCTACGTGGTGCAAAATGCGAGTTGTGCTGTAACTGTTGTCAAGTAG
- the LOC111921843 gene encoding isocitrate dehydrogenase [NADP], chloroplastic yields the protein MAFEKIKVANPIVEMDGDEMTRIFWESIKNKLIFPFLDLDIKYYDLGLLNRDATDDKVTVESAEATLKYNVAIKCATITPDEARMQEFTLKSMWKSPNGTIRNILNGTVFREPILCKNIPRLIPGWTKPICIGRHAFGDQYKATDAVIKGPGKLKMVFVPEGQGETIDLEVYNFTGAGGVALSMYNTDESITSFAEASMNTAYLKKWPLYLSTKNTILKKYDGRFKDIFQAVYESNWKSKFEAAGIWYEHRLIDDMVAYALKSDGGYVWACKNYDGDVQSDMLAQGFGSLGLMTSVLVCPDGKTIESEAAHGTVTRHYRVHQKGGETSTNSIASIFAWTRGLAHRAKLDDNSKLLDFTEKLEAACIGCVESGKMTKDLALIIHGSKLSREHYLNTEEFIDAVALELKTRLSA from the exons ATGGCTTTTGAGAAGATCAAGGTTGCAAACCCCATCGTGGAGATGGACG GAGATGAAATGACCCGTATCTTTTGGGAATCAATCAAGAATAAG CTCATCTTTCCCTTTCTAGATTTGGACATAAAGTACTATGACCTTGGCCTTCTCAACCGTGATGCCACAGATGATAAAGTCACTGTAGAAAGTGCTGAAGCTACTCTTAAGTACAATGTTGCAATCAAGTGTGCCACCATTACTCCAG ATGAGGCTCGTATGCAGGAGTTCACTTTGAAGAGCATGTGGAAGAGTCCAAATGGAACCATAAGGAACATTTTGAATG GAACTGTTTTTAGGGAACCAATTCTTTGCAAAAACATCCCTAGGTTGATTCCAGGGTGGACAAAACCAATAtgcattggaagacatgcttttGGTGATCAGTATAAAGCTACTGATGCAGTGATTAAAGGACCTGGGAAATTGAAAATGGTGTTTG TTCCTGAAGGTCAAGGTGAAACCATAGATTTGGAGGTTTATAACTTCACTGGTGCTGGAGGGGTAGCTTTGTCAATGTACAACACTGATGAG TCCATTACTTCTTTTGCTGAAGCCTCAATGAACACTGCCTACCTTAAAAAGTGGCCACTTTATCTAAGCACAAAGAACACCATTCTAAAGAAATATGATGGAag gTTCAAGGACATATTCCAAGCAGTTTATGAAAGTAACTGGAAATCAAAGTTTGAGGCTGCTGGGATATG GTATGAACATCGTCTCATTGATGACATGGTTGCTTATGCTCTTAAGAGTGATGGAGGGTATGTTTGGGCATGCAAAAATTATGATGGAGATGTCCAAAGTGATATGTTAGCTCAAG GTTTTGGATCGCTTGGACTAATGACTTCAGTCCTG GTGTGTCCTGATGGGAAGACCATTGAATCTGAAGCAGCCCATGGCACTGTGACACGTCATTACAGGGTGCACCAGAAGGGCGGTGAAACCAGCACAAATAGCATTGCCTCAATTTTTGCTTGGACCCGAGGTCTCGCCCACAG GGCAAAGTTGGATGACAACTCCAAGCTTTTGGATTTCACGGAAAAGTTAGAAGCAGCGTGTATTGGATGCGTTGAATCTGGCAAGATGACTAAGGATCTTGCTCTCATTATTCATGGATCCAA GCTGAGTAGGGAGCACTATTTGAACACCGAAGAATTCATTGATGCTGTGGCACTCGAACTCAAAACAAGACTCTCTGCCTAA
- the LOC111921842 gene encoding universal stress protein PHOS32 isoform X2 gives MAKARTIGIGMDYSATSKSALKWAIDNLIESEDIIVIILVLSPKSDPANKKLFADTGSQLKEPGVCKKYGITPDSELFDMLDSVSRDKMAKVVAKVYWGDPREKLCEAVNLLKLDSLVLGSRGLGAIKRVLLGSVSSYVVQNASCAVTVVK, from the exons ATGGCCAAGGCTCGTACGATAGGCATCGGGATGGATTACTCAGCAACAAGCAAATCAGCGTTGAAATGGGCGATTGATAATCTTATTGAATCCGAAgacatcatcgtcatcatccttGTCTTGTCGCCGAAATCAGATCCCGCTAATAAGAAACTCTTTGCTGACACCGGATCAC AGTTGAAAGAGCCTGGTGTGTGCAAGAAATATGGAATCACTCCTGATTCCGAGCTCTTTGACATGCTTGACTCAGTTTCCAGGGATAAAATG GCTAAGGTAGTTGCGAAGGTATACTGGGGAGATCCAAGGGAGAAGCTTTGTGAAGCTGTAAATCTTCTGAAACTCGATTCTCTTGTTCTTGGAAGCAGAGGTCTCGGTGCCATTAAAAG GGTGTTGCTTGGGAGTGTAAGTAGCTACGTGGTGCAAAATGCGAGTTGTGCTGTAACTGTTGTCAAGTAG
- the LOC111921842 gene encoding universal stress protein PHOS32 isoform X3, which translates to MAKARTIGIGMDYSATSKSALKWAIDNLIESEDIIVIILVLSPKSDPANKKLFADTGSPLIPLIELKEPGVCKKYGITPDSELFDMLDSVSRDKMAKVVAKVYWGDPREKLCEAVNLLKLDSLVLGSRGLGAIKRF; encoded by the exons ATGGCCAAGGCTCGTACGATAGGCATCGGGATGGATTACTCAGCAACAAGCAAATCAGCGTTGAAATGGGCGATTGATAATCTTATTGAATCCGAAgacatcatcgtcatcatccttGTCTTGTCGCCGAAATCAGATCCCGCTAATAAGAAACTCTTTGCTGACACCGGATCAC CTTTGATACCATTGATAGAGTTGAAAGAGCCTGGTGTGTGCAAGAAATATGGAATCACTCCTGATTCCGAGCTCTTTGACATGCTTGACTCAGTTTCCAGGGATAAAATG GCTAAGGTAGTTGCGAAGGTATACTGGGGAGATCCAAGGGAGAAGCTTTGTGAAGCTGTAAATCTTCTGAAACTCGATTCTCTTGTTCTTGGAAGCAGAGGTCTCGGTGCCATTAAAAG ATTTTGA